Below is a genomic region from Jatrophihabitans sp..
GGCATGCAACTCGATCGCCGCCCACCGAACGGTCACGGTCCGGCTGGCGACGCCGCTCGGCGACCGGGTGCTCCTGACGGCTGAGGGCACCCCGATCGCCATGGTCAAGCGCTAGCAGCCTGCGCTATCCCAGCGAGGTCGTGGCGGCGAGGGTCGCCGCGGCTTCGTGCAGGGCGCCCAGCACGCAGGCGATGCCCGGGTCGGCAGTGGTGCCCCGGCGAGCCGCGAGATAGATGTCGCGACGGGTTTTCGGCTTGTCCGGATAGAGGAAGCGGAGCTGGTCAGAGGTCACCTGGTACTCCGCGGCGACCATGCTGGGAACCAGCGCGATGCCCTGGCCGCTGGCGACCAGGGCCAGGGCAAGCCCGAAATCGTCGCAGTGGCCGACCACGTGGGGTTCGAACCCGGCAAGCCCGGCCGAGCGGGTGAGCAGCGGCGCGCAGGACGAGGTGGGTGGGGCCGCGATCCAGCGTTGCTTCTCCAGCTCGATGAACGGCACGCTCGGCCCGGTCAACGCATGCTCGGCCGGCACCGCCACCAGCATGGGCTCGCTGAACAATTGGTGCCGGTCCAGGCTCGGCGGCAGTCGCCGCGGCGCGACGGCGTACTCGCCGGCCAGCACCAGGTCGAGGTCGCCGCGGCGCAGCGCGGGCAGGCTGTCCTCCGGCTCGCCCTGCTCGATGTGCAGTGCGACGTCGGGCGCGGTCTCAGCCAGCCGGCGCAGCGCCAGCGGCAACATGATGCGCGCGACCGTCGGAATGACGCCCATCCGGAACAGGCCCGACGCCTGGCCGCTCATCGAGGCCAGATCGGCCTCGGCCGCGTCCAAGTGGCTGAGGATCCGCTCGGCATGGGCTGCCAGCCGCAGTCCCGCCGGGGTCAACCGCGCCGAGCGCTGACTGCGATCGAGCAGCGGCACCCCGACCTGCCGCTCCAGCGCCGCGATCTGCTGGGAAATGGCCGGTGGGGTGAAGGCGAGCGACCGAGCCGCTGCCGCCACCCCACCGTGCTCCTGAACCGCTAACAGGATGCGAAGTCGCCGCACATCCAACATGAAGCGAGGCTACCGGGTCGAGGAGCTGATTATTAAGTAGAGCTTTCTGTTCCCTTGGGCACCCGGCGCGCCTGCCGGATCAGCGGGTCATGCAGGTCTTGTCGTCACCCTGGAAGCGGATCTCGCCGGTGACCACGCCCTTGTAGAAGTGGCTGAACGACGGATCGAAGGTCTCGATCTTGTCCTTGATCACCTCGTGCAGCTTGGGCACGTTGACCATCGGAACGCCTTGGTGGAAGTGGTGGGCGGTGTGCAGGTCGTTGCCGTTGGTGAACCAGTGTCCGAACCGGCCGCCGCGGATGCTGCGGGTGTTGGACAGCACGTTGGCGTCGGTCTGGGTGTTCAGGCCGTAGTGCTCGGGCAGCTCGATCATGAAGTGGGTGGGCTCGGCGACCAGCAGCGTCGGCAGCAACCAGACCCAGATCAGGTAGGGGCTGCCGGCCAGCACGCTCCACACGACAGCGGCGACGATGAACACCACGAACAACTGGTACTCGGTACGGATGCGCTTGGCCGCGGCGGGCTTGGCAACCCGCGGGTTGGTCCGGCCGACCAGCGCCCGGCCGATGTCCTTGACGACCTCGCCGTACCGGGCCACGTTGTAGGCGCCACGGACGAAGCCCAGCGGTGAGTCCAGCTTGTGGAACTGGTAGTTGAAGAATTCCTGATTCTGAGGAGTGCCCAGGAACGCGTGGTGCCGCAGGTGCTCGTACTTGTAGTGCCAGTACGAGCTCAGCATCGGCAGGCCGGCGATGAAGCCGAAGAACCGGTTCAGTGCGCGACTGCGGAAGGCGTGTTCGTGGAGGCATTCGTGCTGCAATTCCACCAGATGTGCATACATCAGACCGATGACGATGACTGAGACCACGATGGAGAGCACGCTGGGCTGTAGGGCGACCCACATCCAGGCCGCGACGATGATCAGGACGGCCGCTGTGAATTTGACCAGGAAGACTCCCGGACGCTTCTGAAAGAATTCCGGGTCGAGATTACGCCGGATTTCAGGTCCGCGAACAGGGGCAAGCAGGACATTCTCGGAACCGTCGAGGTCAGGCTCGACATCTACTGGTTTGGTCACTTGAACTCCGCGATTAGGGACCGCGCCGGGGCATGCGGCAACGCAGTGCCTGCGCGGTACGTGGTATTCGATTCGATGGGCCTAGCTGGCTGAAAGCCTTTCCCGGTTACGTACTGAGGGTGGGCGGACGTCGTGGGTGCCTGCAGTCGCTCACTGCACCAGCCCTGTATCGGCGATACATCAAGATATAGGCGCCATGTGGGGAAATCTATTAAGACGTATTTTTCTTGCCTTAAAGTAACGCTTCATGGTCACGAAAGGGATTGGCCTGCGCAGAAATCGACACAAATTGCTTTCAGACCGACAGAAGCAGTCACCAACGGCGACTGAAGCTGCCACCGCTGCTTTAAGAGTGGCCGCGGAGAGGGTAGTCAAGAGAGGTGGCCAGGGGCAGGATCGAACTGCCGACCTACCGCTTTTCAGGCGGTCGCTCGTACCAACTGAGCTACCTGGCCGTTCACCCGGCGGAACCAACCGCGAGCGTCGCAAAGTCTACCCGAGCGCCCTGGACGCCCGGCAACGACGTTCACCGCGCCAGCGACCCGACCGCCTCGTCGTAGCGGTCCAGGATCACCTCGACCACCGCCGGATGGGCGCCGATCGGCTCGGGCACCCGGTGAAGGTTGAGGCCTGCTCCCACGCTCGAGCGCAACTGGTCGTTGAAGTAACCCGGCGCGAACAGGTAATTGGCCACCTGAACGCCGTCGGGCAGCCCGTCCCGCCATCGCTTGTCGGTCAGGAACCGCGGGTACACCCG
It encodes:
- a CDS encoding LysR family transcriptional regulator; the encoded protein is MLDVRRLRILLAVQEHGGVAAAARSLAFTPPAISQQIAALERQVGVPLLDRSQRSARLTPAGLRLAAHAERILSHLDAAEADLASMSGQASGLFRMGVIPTVARIMLPLALRRLAETAPDVALHIEQGEPEDSLPALRRGDLDLVLAGEYAVAPRRLPPSLDRHQLFSEPMLVAVPAEHALTGPSVPFIELEKQRWIAAPPTSSCAPLLTRSAGLAGFEPHVVGHCDDFGLALALVASGQGIALVPSMVAAEYQVTSDQLRFLYPDKPKTRRDIYLAARRGTTADPGIACVLGALHEAAATLAATTSLG
- a CDS encoding fatty acid desaturase, whose translation is MTKPVDVEPDLDGSENVLLAPVRGPEIRRNLDPEFFQKRPGVFLVKFTAAVLIIVAAWMWVALQPSVLSIVVSVIVIGLMYAHLVELQHECLHEHAFRSRALNRFFGFIAGLPMLSSYWHYKYEHLRHHAFLGTPQNQEFFNYQFHKLDSPLGFVRGAYNVARYGEVVKDIGRALVGRTNPRVAKPAAAKRIRTEYQLFVVFIVAAVVWSVLAGSPYLIWVWLLPTLLVAEPTHFMIELPEHYGLNTQTDANVLSNTRSIRGGRFGHWFTNGNDLHTAHHFHQGVPMVNVPKLHEVIKDKIETFDPSFSHFYKGVVTGEIRFQGDDKTCMTR